From one Triticum urartu cultivar G1812 chromosome 3, Tu2.1, whole genome shotgun sequence genomic stretch:
- the LOC125548987 gene encoding putative lipid-transfer protein DIR1, whose protein sequence is MAGSKVTMTSAVAVALLLAMAMAAASVSGTVCGVDLGSMKDACGSYCARGSREARPSGQCCGVLRKANLQCLCKLKRSYGSFGSIDAGRAMQIPGKCGIGGVPSWC, encoded by the coding sequence ATGGCCGGGAGCAAGGTGACGATGACCAGCGCGGTGGCCGTGGCGCTGCTGCTGGCCATGGCGATGGCGGCCGCGTCGGTGTCGGGCACGGTGTGCGGCGTGGACCTGGGCAGCATGAAGGACGCGTGCGGGTCCTACTGCGCGAGAGGCAGCAGGGAGGCCCGGCCGAGCGGCCAGTGCTGCGGCGTGCTGAGGAAAGCCAACCTCCAATGCCTGTGCAAGCTGAAGCGCAGCTACGGGAGCTTCGGCAGCATCGACGCCGGCCGCGCCATGCAGATCCCCGGCAAGTGCGGCATCGGCGGCGTGCCCAGCTGGTGCTAG